A window of the Vigna angularis cultivar LongXiaoDou No.4 chromosome 3, ASM1680809v1, whole genome shotgun sequence genome harbors these coding sequences:
- the LOC108322798 gene encoding ras-related protein RABA5a, translating into MALPNEEEKTEDYLFKIVLIGDSAVGKSNLLARFARDEFYPNSKSTIGVEFQTQKMDINGKEVKAQIWDTAGQERFRAVTSAYYRGAVGALLVYDISRRQTFDSIGRWLNELHTHSDMNVVTILVGNKSDLKDAREVATAEGKSLAEAQGLFFMETSALDSSNVAAAFETVVKEIYNILSRKVMMSQELNKSDVSHIENGKTVVLQGEGEQEAAADAEPAKGCC; encoded by the exons ATGGCTTTACCTAATGAAGAAGAGAAGACTGAGGACTACCTTTTCAAGATTGTTTTAATTGGTGATTCAGCTGTTGGGAAATCAAATTTACTTGCACGATTTGCCAGGGATGAGTTTTATCCTAATTCGAAGTCAACTATAGGAGTAGAGTTTCAAACTCAAAAGATGGATATTAATGGAAAGGAAGTTAAAGCACAGATATGGGACACTGCTGGGCAGGAGAGGTTCAGAGCTGTTACATCTGCATATTATAGGGGTGCAGTTGGAGCTCTTCTGGTGTATGACATCAGCCGGCGCCAAACATTTGATAGCATAGGCCGATGGCTTAATGAACTCCACA CTCACTCAGACATGAACGTTGTCACAATACTTGTTGGGAACAAGTCAGATCTTAAAGATGCAAGGGAAGTGGCTACAGCTGAAGGCAAATCCTTGGCTGAGGCACAGGGTTTGTTCTTCATGGAGACATCAGCTCTGGATTCATCAAATGTAGCAGCTGCTTTTGAAACCGTTGTAAAGGAGATCTACAACATCTTAAGTCGGAAGGTTATGATGTCTCAAGAGCTCAACAAATCGGATGTCTCCCATATTGAAAATGGAAAGACTGTTGTTCTACAAGGGGAAGGTGAACAAGAAGCAGCAGCAGATGCTGAGCCAGCAAAAGGTTGTTGTTGA